A part of Magnetospirillum sp. genomic DNA contains:
- a CDS encoding DUF2721 domain-containing protein has product MIPGIGDNETIAHLIQISIAPVFLLNGLGILLNVFTGRLTRVVDRMRKVAVQLRAGPGDPELRQLRRELALQRLRLRIVNGAIALAALSAFLTCCAILALFVGGLSRDTQSILPLALFAAAVVAVIVALALFIWEVRVSGHALAAETEDLE; this is encoded by the coding sequence ATGATCCCGGGCATTGGCGACAACGAGACCATCGCGCATCTGATCCAGATTTCGATCGCCCCGGTCTTTCTGCTGAACGGCCTCGGCATCCTGCTCAACGTGTTCACCGGCAGGCTTACGCGCGTGGTCGATCGCATGCGCAAGGTTGCCGTGCAATTGCGCGCCGGCCCCGGCGATCCCGAGCTGCGCCAATTGCGCCGCGAATTGGCGCTGCAACGCTTGCGCTTGCGTATCGTCAACGGCGCCATCGCCCTTGCCGCACTTTCGGCCTTTCTCACGTGCTGCGCGATCTTGGCGCTGTTCGTGGGCGGCCTGTCGCGCGACACGCAAAGCATTCTGCCGCTCGCCCTGTTTGCGGCGGCAGTGGTGGCCGTGATCGTCGCCCTCGCGCTGTTCATCTGGGAAGTACGCGTTTCGGGCCACGCCCTGGCCGCCGAAACGGAAGACCTGGAGTAG
- a CDS encoding SRPBCC domain-containing protein has translation MNDVTSKPATREIVIDKVFPHAPEKIWRALTDATLIGRWLMAPTGFAATKGTEFTFQTKAAGAWDGVIRCQVLEVVANERLVYSWQSGHAGNIGYGAPLDTVVTWTLSAAANGTRVRIIHSGFVLPKNDTAYSNMGEGWKKVVRNLDALVGEPALSKHLN, from the coding sequence ATGAACGACGTGACGTCGAAGCCGGCCACGCGGGAAATCGTCATCGACAAAGTCTTTCCGCACGCGCCTGAGAAGATCTGGCGGGCGCTCACGGATGCCACGTTGATCGGCCGCTGGCTCATGGCGCCGACGGGTTTCGCCGCGACGAAGGGGACGGAATTCACGTTCCAGACGAAGGCGGCCGGTGCTTGGGACGGCGTGATTCGGTGCCAGGTGCTGGAGGTCGTAGCGAACGAGCGCCTTGTCTATTCGTGGCAAAGCGGACATGCCGGAAATATCGGCTACGGCGCGCCGCTGGACACTGTCGTCACCTGGACCCTCTCCGCTGCCGCGAACGGCACGCGCGTGCGGATTATCCATTCGGGCTTCGTGCTGCCGAAGAACGACACGGCCTATTCGAATATGGGCGAGGGCTGGAAGAAGGTCGTGCGCAACCTCGATGCGCTTGTGGGCGAGCCGGCACTGTCTAAGCACCTGAATTGA
- a CDS encoding NAD-dependent succinate-semialdehyde dehydrogenase yields MAEPARAARYSGVALKDPSLFRQQAYIDGAWCEADSKKTFDVDDPATGTMLGHVPDMGAAETRRAIEAAERAFATWRKVPAKQRAAVLRKWHDLMMANADDLALLMTMEQGKPLAESKGEVGYAASFLEWFAEEAKRAYGDVIPTTANDRRYVITKEPIGVVAAITPWNFPAAMITRKAGPAIAAGCTVVLKPSELTPFSALALAELAERAGLPKGVFNVVTGDAPSIGKELTGNPVVRKLGFTGSTEIGKLLMAQCAGTVKKVSLELGGNAPFIVFDDADLDAAVEGALASKYRNTGQTCVCANRFLVQDGIYDAFAAKFAAAAKKLNPAPGTEAGASQGPLIENAAVDKVERHIADALAKGATLLTGGKRHARGGRFFEPTVLAGVTAQMLVAREETFGPVAPLFRFKTDDEAVRMANDTEFGLAAYFYSRDIGRVWRVSEALEYGLIGVNAGVIATAEVPFGGMKESGIGREGSKYGLEEFMEVKYVCMGGL; encoded by the coding sequence ATGGCCGAACCTGCCCGCGCAGCCCGCTACAGCGGCGTTGCCCTCAAGGACCCGTCGCTGTTCCGCCAGCAAGCCTATATCGACGGCGCTTGGTGCGAAGCGGATTCAAAAAAGACGTTTGACGTCGACGATCCGGCCACGGGCACGATGCTGGGACATGTGCCCGATATGGGCGCTGCCGAAACGCGCCGCGCCATTGAAGCTGCAGAGCGCGCCTTTGCCACGTGGCGAAAGGTGCCCGCCAAGCAGCGCGCTGCGGTCTTGCGCAAATGGCACGACCTCATGATGGCGAACGCCGACGATCTCGCCCTGCTGATGACGATGGAGCAGGGCAAGCCTTTGGCCGAATCGAAGGGCGAAGTCGGCTACGCCGCCTCGTTCCTCGAATGGTTCGCCGAAGAAGCCAAACGCGCCTACGGCGACGTGATCCCGACGACCGCCAACGACCGCCGCTACGTCATCACGAAGGAGCCGATCGGCGTCGTTGCCGCGATCACGCCGTGGAACTTCCCGGCCGCGATGATCACGCGCAAGGCGGGCCCGGCGATCGCGGCGGGCTGCACGGTCGTGCTGAAACCCTCCGAACTCACGCCGTTCTCGGCGTTGGCGCTGGCCGAGCTTGCCGAGCGCGCTGGCTTGCCCAAGGGCGTGTTCAATGTCGTGACGGGCGACGCACCGTCGATCGGCAAGGAGCTCACCGGCAACCCGGTCGTGCGCAAATTGGGATTCACGGGCTCGACCGAGATCGGCAAATTGCTGATGGCCCAGTGTGCGGGCACGGTCAAAAAAGTCTCGCTCGAACTGGGTGGCAACGCGCCCTTCATCGTGTTCGACGATGCCGATCTCGACGCGGCCGTCGAGGGCGCACTTGCCTCCAAATACCGCAACACCGGGCAGACTTGCGTGTGCGCCAACCGATTCCTCGTGCAGGACGGCATTTACGATGCGTTCGCCGCGAAGTTTGCCGCCGCCGCCAAGAAGCTCAACCCGGCACCGGGCACGGAGGCGGGCGCGAGCCAGGGTCCGCTGATCGAGAACGCGGCCGTCGATAAGGTCGAGCGCCACATCGCCGACGCGCTCGCCAAGGGGGCCACATTGCTCACCGGCGGCAAGCGCCATGCGCGCGGCGGGCGTTTCTTCGAACCCACCGTGCTGGCGGGTGTCACCGCGCAGATGCTCGTCGCGCGCGAGGAAACATTCGGGCCGGTCGCACCCTTGTTCCGCTTCAAGACCGACGACGAGGCGGTCCGCATGGCCAACGACACCGAGTTCGGCTTGGCGGCGTATTTCTACAGCCGCGACATTGGCCGCGTGTGGCGTGTGTCCGAAGCGCTCGAATACGGCCTCATCGGAGTCAATGCCGGCGTAATCGCAACGGCCGAAGTGCCGTTCGGCGGCATGAAGGAGTCGGGGATCGGCCGCGAAGGCTCCAAATACGGCCTCGAGGAGTTCATGGAGGTCAAATACGTCTGTATGGGCGGGCTTTGA
- the glmS gene encoding glutamine--fructose-6-phosphate transaminase (isomerizing) gives MCGIVGIVGKGPATPRLVDGLLRLEYRGYDSAGVATVVDGHIERRRAEGRIRNLEALLVEEPLTGSTGIGHTRWATHGAPTANNAHPIATEKVAVVHNGIIENFAELKAELVAKGRIFATETDTEVVAHLLTVLILEGRTPDAAMAAAMHRLHGAFALAVIVAGRPGLLLAARRGSPLAIGYGEGEMYVGSDALALAPLTKMISYLDDGDWAVLTTDSVQVYDQTDKKVAREVRETVLSGALVGKGNFQHFMQKEIFEQPAVIGDTLRSYVNPATHRVTLPELPVDLAALKRVQLVACGTSFYAASVARYWIEQLARLPCDVEIASEFRYRDPVLEDGGLSMFVSQSGETIDTLSALRFARGRGQKIAAIVNVPESSMAREADALLATHAGPEIGVASTKAFTTQLAVLAAFAFAAARARGTQSPERLAALAQAIAGIPEKVSAVLAADEHIRAAAKIVAPARDVLYLGRGTAFPIAMEGALKLKEISYIHAEGYAAGEMKHGPIALIAPDVPVIVLAPNDEWFEKTASNVQEVRARGGQVVLFSDKEGIAKIGNLAVAAIELPPCDPFVAPILYSVPVQLLAYYVALIKGTDIDKPRNLAKSVTVE, from the coding sequence ATGTGCGGGATCGTCGGAATCGTCGGCAAGGGACCAGCCACGCCGCGTCTGGTGGACGGGCTGTTGCGGCTCGAATATCGCGGCTACGATTCGGCCGGGGTCGCGACCGTGGTCGATGGGCATATCGAGCGGCGTCGTGCGGAAGGGCGCATCCGCAATCTCGAAGCGCTGCTTGTCGAAGAACCGCTGACGGGATCGACCGGGATCGGCCACACGCGCTGGGCCACGCACGGTGCCCCCACGGCGAACAATGCGCATCCGATCGCGACCGAAAAAGTCGCCGTCGTGCACAACGGCATCATCGAAAATTTCGCCGAGCTCAAGGCCGAACTCGTCGCCAAGGGCCGCATCTTCGCGACCGAGACCGACACCGAAGTGGTGGCGCATCTGCTGACGGTGCTGATCCTGGAGGGGCGCACGCCGGATGCCGCGATGGCGGCGGCGATGCATCGACTGCACGGGGCGTTTGCCCTTGCCGTTATTGTGGCCGGGCGGCCCGGTCTGCTGCTGGCCGCCCGACGCGGCTCGCCGCTTGCGATCGGCTACGGCGAGGGCGAAATGTATGTGGGCTCGGACGCGCTCGCACTCGCCCCCCTCACCAAGATGATCTCCTATCTCGACGACGGCGACTGGGCCGTGCTCACGACCGACAGCGTCCAGGTCTACGACCAGACCGACAAGAAGGTGGCGCGCGAAGTGCGCGAGACGGTGCTGTCGGGCGCATTGGTCGGCAAGGGCAATTTCCAGCATTTCATGCAGAAGGAAATTTTCGAGCAGCCGGCCGTGATCGGCGACACGCTGCGCAGCTACGTCAATCCGGCCACGCATCGCGTGACCTTGCCCGAATTGCCGGTCGATCTTGCCGCACTCAAGCGCGTGCAGCTCGTTGCGTGCGGCACGTCGTTCTATGCGGCAAGCGTGGCGCGCTATTGGATCGAGCAACTCGCGCGCCTCCCCTGCGACGTCGAGATCGCGTCGGAATTTCGCTATCGCGACCCGGTGCTGGAAGATGGCGGCTTGTCGATGTTCGTCTCGCAGTCGGGCGAGACGATCGACACGCTGTCGGCCCTGCGATTTGCGCGCGGGCGCGGTCAGAAGATCGCGGCCATCGTCAACGTGCCCGAAAGCTCGATGGCGCGCGAAGCCGATGCGTTGCTGGCAACCCATGCCGGCCCCGAGATCGGCGTCGCCTCGACCAAAGCTTTCACGACGCAGCTGGCCGTGCTTGCCGCCTTTGCGTTTGCGGCCGCGCGCGCGCGCGGCACGCAGAGCCCCGAGCGTCTCGCGGCGCTTGCCCAAGCCATCGCCGGCATCCCGGAGAAAGTCTCGGCCGTGCTGGCGGCCGACGAGCATATAAGGGCCGCCGCCAAGATCGTCGCCCCGGCGCGCGACGTGCTCTATCTCGGGCGTGGCACGGCGTTTCCGATCGCGATGGAGGGTGCACTCAAGCTCAAGGAGATCAGCTACATCCACGCCGAAGGCTATGCCGCCGGCGAGATGAAGCACGGGCCCATTGCGCTGATCGCACCCGACGTGCCGGTGATCGTGCTCGCCCCCAACGACGAATGGTTCGAAAAGACCGCGTCCAACGTGCAGGAAGTGCGCGCGCGCGGCGGCCAGGTCGTGCTGTTCTCGGACAAGGAAGGCATCGCCAAAATCGGCAATCTCGCGGTCGCGGCGATCGAATTGCCGCCGTGCGATCCGTTCGTGGCACCGATCCTCTATTCCGTTCCCGTGCAACTGCTCGCCTACTACGTGGCCCTCATCAAGGGCACCGACATCGACAAGCCGCGCAACCTCGCCAAGAGCGTGACGGTCGAGTAG
- a CDS encoding BMP family ABC transporter substrate-binding protein, protein MDFDKLSRRTVLKSAAATGLVTALGARAANAQAPLVVGAIYVGPRDDFGYNQAHALGIAELKKVRGVKVVEEENVPETIAVQKTMESMIQLDGAKLIVATSFGYFDPHMLAMAAKFPQVEFRHAVGLWDEKKHPKNAGSYFGYLDQAHYVNGVAAGLVTKTKKIGFIAAKPIPSLLRNINAVLVGLRKNVPDATVTVIFTGDWSLPVREAEATNALIDAGCDVITCHVDSPKVVVQTAERRGAMVLGHNASQASLAPRGFITGAEYKWETIYQGFAGNLAKGEKLPNWVRGGYDLDFVRNTAYGAAATEPARRAADAAIADMKAGKPIFVGPFKDNKGAVVGTKTYDNYAPELEGMNYLIEGVVGSTS, encoded by the coding sequence ATGGATTTCGACAAACTGTCGCGCCGGACTGTTCTTAAATCGGCAGCTGCGACTGGGTTGGTGACGGCCTTGGGTGCGCGCGCGGCCAATGCTCAAGCCCCGCTCGTGGTCGGAGCCATCTATGTCGGCCCGCGCGACGATTTCGGTTACAACCAGGCGCATGCGCTCGGCATTGCCGAGCTCAAGAAGGTGCGCGGCGTCAAGGTCGTCGAAGAAGAAAACGTGCCCGAGACGATCGCCGTCCAGAAGACCATGGAATCGATGATCCAGCTCGACGGCGCCAAGCTCATCGTCGCCACGTCGTTCGGCTATTTCGATCCGCACATGCTGGCGATGGCCGCCAAGTTCCCGCAAGTCGAATTCCGCCACGCGGTCGGGTTGTGGGACGAGAAGAAGCACCCGAAGAATGCCGGCTCCTATTTCGGCTATCTCGACCAGGCCCACTATGTGAACGGCGTCGCCGCCGGTCTCGTGACCAAGACCAAGAAAATCGGCTTCATCGCCGCCAAGCCCATTCCGTCGCTGTTGCGCAACATCAACGCCGTCCTGGTGGGTTTGCGCAAGAACGTGCCCGACGCGACCGTGACCGTTATCTTCACGGGCGACTGGTCGCTGCCGGTGCGCGAAGCGGAGGCCACCAACGCGCTGATCGATGCGGGCTGCGATGTGATCACCTGCCACGTGGACAGCCCCAAGGTCGTGGTGCAGACGGCCGAGCGACGCGGCGCGATGGTGCTCGGCCACAATGCGAGCCAGGCCTCGCTCGCTCCGCGCGGCTTCATCACCGGTGCGGAATACAAGTGGGAGACGATCTACCAAGGCTTTGCGGGCAACCTTGCCAAGGGCGAGAAGCTGCCGAACTGGGTGCGCGGCGGCTACGATCTCGACTTTGTGCGCAACACGGCCTACGGCGCGGCCGCGACAGAGCCTGCGCGCCGCGCGGCCGATGCCGCGATCGCCGACATGAAGGCCGGCAAGCCGATTTTCGTCGGCCCCTTCAAGGACAACAAGGGTGCGGTCGTCGGCACCAAGACCTACGACAACTACGCGCCCGAGCTTGAGGGCATGAACTATCTGATCGAAGGCGTGGTCGGCTCGACGAGCTGA
- the gph gene encoding phosphoglycolate phosphatase (PGP is an essential enzyme in the glycolate salvage pathway in higher organisms (photorespiration in plants). Phosphoglycolate results from the oxidase activity of RubisCO in the Calvin cycle when concentrations of carbon dioxide are low relative to oxygen. This enzyme is a member of the Haloacid Dehalogenase (HAD) superfamily of aspartate-nucleophile hydrolase enzymes (PF00702).), translated as MSQIFDCSAVIFDLDGTLVDTAQDIVAAVDALLAEYDRAPIGFDAGRRLIGDGARVLVQRAFLASGAPAPDVDAATARWFEIYGASLASFSKPYPHVASTLAALRKRGRKLGVCTNKADALAVRLLELLDLAGYFDAIVGGDVPNRKPDPRHLLATAERLGVSHRNCLMVGDSPNDAAAAKAARMQLVVVDWGYSTIVPASLGGDAVIGDFAELESLVA; from the coding sequence ATGTCCCAGATTTTCGATTGCAGCGCCGTCATCTTCGATCTCGACGGCACGCTCGTGGACACGGCGCAAGACATCGTCGCCGCTGTCGATGCGTTGCTCGCCGAATACGACCGCGCGCCGATCGGTTTCGACGCCGGCCGCCGCCTGATCGGCGACGGGGCGCGCGTGCTCGTGCAGCGCGCGTTTCTGGCAAGCGGCGCACCGGCACCAGACGTCGATGCCGCAACCGCGCGCTGGTTCGAAATCTACGGCGCGTCGCTCGCGAGCTTCTCGAAGCCCTACCCGCATGTGGCGTCGACCTTGGCGGCCTTGCGCAAGCGCGGGCGCAAGCTCGGCGTGTGCACGAACAAGGCCGACGCGTTGGCCGTCCGCCTGCTCGAGCTGCTCGATCTTGCCGGCTATTTCGACGCGATCGTCGGCGGTGACGTGCCGAATCGCAAACCCGATCCGCGCCATCTGCTGGCGACGGCCGAACGGCTCGGCGTCAGCCATCGCAACTGCCTGATGGTCGGCGATTCGCCCAACGATGCGGCGGCCGCCAAAGCCGCGCGCATGCAACTCGTCGTCGTCGATTGGGGCTATTCCACGATAGTGCCCGCTTCCCTCGGCGGCGACGCCGTCATCGGCGATTTTGCCGAACTCGAGAGCCTCGTCGCATGA
- a CDS encoding GFA family protein: MRKAYTGGCACGAIRYEISGAPMFSNHCQCRHCQQNSGTGHGSYLTFASRADVKLTGAATHWDMRGDSGNAKSRAFCPTCGSPVYLVFSAMPDLFTVHAASLDDPARFEPQAVTYGSRGYAWDSLDPALPKFDTMPT; this comes from the coding sequence GTGCGTAAGGCCTATACCGGCGGATGCGCCTGCGGCGCGATCCGCTACGAAATATCCGGCGCGCCGATGTTTTCGAACCACTGCCAGTGCCGCCACTGCCAGCAAAACAGCGGCACAGGCCACGGCTCCTATCTGACATTCGCTTCGCGCGCGGACGTGAAGCTAACCGGGGCCGCGACGCATTGGGACATGCGCGGCGACAGCGGAAATGCAAAGTCCCGCGCGTTCTGTCCGACCTGCGGATCGCCCGTCTATCTGGTTTTTTCGGCGATGCCCGACCTGTTCACAGTGCACGCGGCAAGTCTCGACGATCCCGCCCGGTTCGAGCCGCAGGCGGTGACCTACGGCAGCCGCGGCTACGCATGGGATTCGCTCGATCCGGCACTCCCGAAATTCGACACGATGCCGACGTGA
- the gor gene encoding glutathione-disulfide reductase, which yields MDSFDFDLFTIGAGSGGVAASRRAASYGARVGIAENWRVGGTCVLRGCVPKKLLVYGTHFAHEMEDARGFGWDVSGALDWGKLVAAKNAETKRLEGIYQTMLDNAKVETFLGAAKLVDAHTVVIGDKRITAKYILIATGGRPERPAIPGIAHSITSNEALDLTSLPRRVTIVGGGYIAVEFAGIFRAAGSEVTLVVRGPKILRGFDEDVRDHLTSELVRQGIEIRANSKVAHIDKIGWILRAALEDGSSLDTEQIMYATGRVPNADGLGLEEVGVVRDKAGAVAVDEWQQTSVPGIYAVGDVTNRINLTPVAIAEGRGLAETLFNANPTTVDHNDIASAVFSQPPVGTVGLSQTDAERLHGIDGVDIYRAVFRPMKHTLSGRQEKTLMKLVVEAATGRVRGLHMVGTDAPEIAQAFAVAVKAGLTKKDFDRTIAVHPTAAEEFVLMREKVKR from the coding sequence ATGGACAGTTTCGACTTCGATCTCTTCACGATCGGCGCGGGCTCGGGCGGCGTTGCCGCCTCGCGCCGGGCGGCGAGCTACGGCGCGCGCGTGGGCATTGCCGAGAATTGGCGCGTGGGCGGCACTTGCGTACTGCGCGGCTGCGTGCCCAAGAAGCTGCTCGTCTACGGCACGCATTTCGCGCACGAGATGGAAGACGCGCGCGGCTTCGGCTGGGACGTGTCGGGCGCGCTCGATTGGGGCAAGCTTGTCGCCGCTAAAAACGCCGAGACCAAGCGCCTGGAAGGCATCTACCAGACGATGCTCGACAACGCGAAGGTCGAGACGTTTCTGGGGGCGGCCAAGCTCGTCGACGCGCACACGGTCGTGATCGGCGACAAGCGCATTACGGCCAAATATATTCTGATCGCAACCGGCGGGCGGCCCGAACGGCCGGCCATTCCGGGCATCGCGCACAGCATCACCTCGAACGAAGCGCTCGACCTCACGTCGCTGCCGCGCCGTGTGACGATCGTCGGCGGCGGCTATATCGCGGTCGAGTTCGCGGGCATCTTCCGCGCGGCCGGCTCGGAAGTGACCCTCGTCGTGCGCGGCCCCAAAATCCTGCGCGGCTTCGACGAAGACGTGCGCGACCATCTGACGTCCGAACTCGTGCGCCAGGGGATCGAGATCCGCGCCAACTCTAAAGTGGCGCATATCGACAAGATCGGCTGGATCCTGCGTGCGGCCCTCGAAGACGGCAGCTCGCTTGACACCGAGCAGATCATGTACGCGACCGGCCGCGTGCCCAATGCCGACGGGCTCGGGCTCGAAGAGGTCGGCGTCGTGCGCGACAAGGCCGGTGCCGTCGCGGTCGACGAATGGCAGCAGACGAGCGTGCCCGGCATCTACGCAGTCGGCGACGTCACCAACCGCATCAATCTCACGCCCGTGGCGATCGCCGAAGGCCGCGGTTTGGCCGAGACCTTGTTCAACGCGAACCCGACAACCGTCGACCACAACGACATCGCCTCGGCCGTGTTCAGCCAGCCGCCCGTGGGCACCGTGGGCTTGAGCCAGACCGACGCCGAGCGGCTGCACGGTATCGACGGCGTGGACATCTATCGCGCGGTGTTCCGGCCGATGAAGCACACGCTGTCGGGCCGCCAGGAGAAGACGCTGATGAAGCTCGTCGTCGAAGCGGCGACGGGGCGCGTGCGCGGCTTGCACATGGTCGGCACCGATGCGCCCGAGATTGCGCAGGCGTTTGCCGTGGCCGTCAAAGCCGGGCTCACCAAAAAGGATTTCGACCGCACGATCGCCGTGCATCCGACGGCGGCCGAAGAATTCGTGCTGATGCGCGAGAAGGTGAAGCGCTGA
- the glmU gene encoding bifunctional UDP-N-acetylglucosamine diphosphorylase/glucosamine-1-phosphate N-acetyltransferase GlmU codes for MNARDKKLAVIVLAAGLGSRMKSAKPKVLHAVGGRPLIGHIAAELVALQPTKIVLVVAPGDTAVLAAARAAAPGLDISSVEQRERLGTGHAALQAKAALQDFDGDILVTLGDAPFVSAATFARLRAELNHASNPAVAVLGVRLGDPGAFGRLVCDADGSLARIVEAKDADEVTRRIEFVNTGVMAFAGRGFFDLLGRIAPNNAQNEFYLTDAIGLARAAGRAARAIAGGADEWLAANDRAELAALEAAFQRNKRHAAMLAGVTLVDPASVWFSYDTQIGADTTVYPSVFFGPGVKVGANVEIKSFCHIEGTAIADGAIVGPFARLRPGADIAAGAHIGNFVEIKNATVAAGAKINHLSYVGDAKVGAGANIGAGTITCNYDGFEKFTTEIGAGAFVGSNSALVAPVKIGAGAIVGAGSVVTEDVEDDALVVARGAAHARSGWAKKFRARRAAEKAAKKKE; via the coding sequence ATGAACGCGCGCGACAAGAAGCTTGCCGTGATCGTGCTCGCCGCCGGGCTCGGCAGCCGCATGAAAAGTGCCAAGCCCAAGGTGCTGCACGCCGTCGGCGGACGGCCGCTGATCGGCCATATCGCGGCCGAACTCGTTGCCTTGCAGCCGACCAAAATCGTGCTCGTGGTCGCTCCCGGCGACACGGCCGTGCTGGCGGCCGCACGTGCGGCAGCGCCCGGCCTCGACATTTCGAGCGTGGAACAACGCGAGCGGCTGGGGACCGGCCATGCCGCGCTGCAGGCCAAGGCCGCACTGCAGGATTTCGACGGCGATATTCTGGTGACGCTGGGCGACGCGCCGTTCGTAAGTGCGGCGACCTTCGCGCGGCTGCGCGCCGAGCTCAATCATGCCTCGAACCCGGCCGTTGCGGTGCTGGGCGTGCGGCTTGGCGATCCGGGCGCTTTCGGGCGCCTTGTCTGCGACGCCGACGGGAGTTTGGCGCGTATCGTCGAAGCCAAAGACGCCGACGAGGTCACGCGGCGCATCGAATTCGTGAACACGGGCGTGATGGCGTTTGCGGGCCGCGGCTTCTTCGATCTTCTGGGCCGGATCGCGCCCAACAATGCGCAGAATGAATTCTATCTGACCGACGCGATCGGGCTGGCGCGCGCAGCCGGCCGGGCGGCGCGCGCGATCGCTGGCGGTGCCGACGAATGGCTTGCCGCCAACGACCGTGCGGAACTCGCCGCCCTCGAAGCAGCGTTCCAGCGCAATAAGCGCCACGCGGCGATGCTAGCGGGCGTGACACTTGTCGATCCCGCGAGCGTTTGGTTCAGCTACGATACGCAGATCGGCGCCGACACGACCGTCTATCCGTCGGTGTTTTTCGGGCCCGGCGTGAAGGTCGGCGCCAATGTCGAGATCAAGAGCTTCTGCCATATCGAGGGCACGGCGATTGCCGACGGCGCTATCGTAGGGCCGTTTGCGCGCCTGCGTCCCGGCGCCGATATCGCAGCCGGTGCCCATATCGGCAATTTCGTCGAAATCAAGAATGCGACGGTAGCGGCCGGGGCCAAGATCAACCATCTGAGCTATGTCGGCGACGCCAAGGTGGGGGCGGGCGCCAATATCGGTGCGGGGACGATCACCTGCAACTACGACGGCTTCGAGAAATTCACGACCGAGATCGGGGCCGGCGCGTTCGTCGGCTCCAACAGCGCATTGGTGGCCCCGGTCAAGATCGGGGCGGGCGCCATCGTCGGCGCAGGTTCGGTCGTGACGGAAGATGTGGAAGACGACGCGCTCGTCGTGGCGCGCGGGGCGGCGCACGCGCGCAGCGGTTGGGCCAAGAAATTCCGCGCGCGTCGCGCGGCCGAAAAAGCGGCGAAGAAAAAGGAATAG
- a CDS encoding metalloregulator ArsR/SmtB family transcription factor, with protein sequence MLDANTVGTVMRALADPTRRAVFERVVHANEISVIDLTKGSGVTQGAISQHLKSLKQAGLVAERPEGRNVYYRAKPEGLAPLVDWMGHYGAFWHEKLANLGALLKEIDP encoded by the coding sequence ATGCTCGATGCAAACACCGTCGGTACCGTCATGCGCGCACTCGCCGATCCGACGCGGCGGGCGGTTTTTGAACGCGTGGTCCACGCAAACGAGATCAGCGTGATCGATCTCACGAAGGGCAGCGGCGTGACGCAAGGTGCGATCTCCCAGCACCTGAAGTCATTGAAGCAGGCCGGTCTGGTCGCCGAGCGTCCGGAGGGCCGCAACGTTTATTACCGTGCGAAACCCGAGGGGCTTGCGCCCCTCGTCGATTGGATGGGCCACTACGGCGCCTTCTGGCACGAAAAGCTCGCCAATCTCGGCGCTCTCTTGAAGGAAATCGATCCATGA
- a CDS encoding YdcF family protein, giving the protein MAPEMDTQTLLFWLSKIVGLAIDLRLPLYFGLVVGIVLLWTRWRGAARALLTSILALQIAIGTLPLGESLSVWLEERIPAPAALPAHIDGIVVLGGDANNVLLQARPLSPGGPPMRQVAAADLARRYPQMRIVYSGGSGNPLDPATTDAAGARILLPVLGLDPARVEFEEQSRNTFENARNSFDLAKPKPGETWLLVTSAFHMPRALGCFRKAGWNVIPYPVGYRALPQDADDWSLPRNFDGPFPILASALSELVGLTAYYWLGRTDAWLPKL; this is encoded by the coding sequence ATGGCGCCCGAAATGGACACGCAAACGCTTCTGTTTTGGCTTTCGAAAATCGTCGGATTGGCGATCGATCTGCGGCTGCCGCTTTATTTCGGCCTCGTTGTGGGTATCGTACTGCTGTGGACGCGGTGGCGGGGTGCGGCGCGCGCGCTTCTGACGAGCATTCTTGCACTCCAAATCGCGATCGGCACACTTCCCCTCGGCGAAAGCCTGAGCGTATGGCTCGAAGAGCGCATCCCAGCACCCGCCGCATTGCCGGCGCATATCGACGGCATCGTCGTGCTCGGCGGGGACGCCAACAATGTTCTGCTGCAGGCCCGGCCACTTTCGCCGGGCGGCCCGCCGATGCGCCAGGTGGCGGCAGCCGATTTGGCGCGCCGCTATCCGCAGATGCGCATCGTCTATTCCGGTGGCTCGGGCAATCCGCTCGACCCGGCCACGACAGATGCGGCCGGGGCGCGCATTCTGCTTCCCGTTTTGGGGCTCGATCCAGCGCGCGTCGAGTTCGAAGAGCAGTCGCGCAACACGTTCGAAAACGCGCGCAACAGCTTTGACCTCGCCAAGCCCAAGCCAGGCGAAACGTGGCTCCTCGTGACCTCGGCCTTCCACATGCCCCGCGCATTGGGCTGTTTTCGCAAAGCGGGCTGGAATGTGATCCCCTACCCGGTCGGCTACCGCGCGCTGCCGCAGGATGCCGACGATTGGTCGCTGCCGCGCAATTTCGACGGCCCCTTTCCGATCCTCGCCAGCGCGCTGTCGGAGCTCGTCGGGCTCACCGCCTACTACTGGCTCGGCCGAACGGATGCGTGGCTGCCGAAGCTCTAG